A genomic region of Ewingella sp. CoE-038-23 contains the following coding sequences:
- a CDS encoding DgaE family pyridoxal phosphate-dependent ammonia lyase, with the protein MSSNADLYEKYKLKQVINASGRMTALGVSTPRPEVADVVNTGLNHYFEMKDLVNKTGAYIAKLLDVENAVVVSCASAGIAQSVAAVIIKDNAWLLENLHAAPLDVPHDIVLPKGHNVNFGAPVGTMITLGGGKIVEAGYANECSAAQLAACITPRTAAIMYIKSHHSVQKSILSVEEAAAVAQEHNLPLIVDAAAEEDLTCYYNMGATLVIYSGAKAIEGPTSGLVLGKHQYVEWVKQQSGGIGRAMKVGKEGILGLTQAIESYITQPKTTGQEMVDKMTPFIDSLNQINGVSGRVVWDSAGRDIARTEITFDEAVLGWKTKAIVEAMKEGDIAVYFRGYRANEGKIEVDVRSVTPPQLAIVAERFKQLFDGAKA; encoded by the coding sequence ATGTCTTCCAATGCTGATCTCTACGAAAAATATAAGCTAAAACAGGTCATTAATGCTTCAGGTCGTATGACCGCGCTGGGCGTGTCTACCCCGCGCCCGGAAGTGGCTGACGTGGTGAATACTGGTCTGAATCACTACTTCGAAATGAAGGATTTGGTCAATAAAACCGGGGCTTACATCGCCAAACTGCTGGATGTTGAAAACGCGGTAGTGGTGTCCTGCGCCTCGGCGGGGATTGCTCAGTCCGTCGCCGCCGTGATTATCAAAGACAATGCCTGGCTGCTGGAAAACCTGCACGCCGCGCCGCTGGACGTGCCGCACGACATCGTGCTGCCGAAGGGCCACAATGTAAACTTCGGCGCGCCGGTCGGCACCATGATCACCCTGGGTGGCGGTAAAATTGTTGAAGCCGGTTATGCCAACGAATGCTCTGCTGCCCAGCTGGCGGCCTGCATTACGCCGCGCACCGCCGCGATTATGTACATCAAATCGCACCACTCGGTGCAGAAAAGCATTCTCTCCGTGGAAGAAGCCGCCGCCGTGGCGCAGGAGCACAACCTCCCGCTGATCGTCGATGCCGCCGCTGAAGAAGATCTGACCTGCTACTACAACATGGGCGCAACGCTGGTGATTTACAGCGGCGCGAAGGCCATCGAAGGCCCAACCAGCGGCTTGGTGCTGGGCAAGCACCAGTACGTCGAGTGGGTGAAGCAGCAGTCCGGCGGCATTGGCCGCGCGATGAAAGTGGGTAAAGAGGGCATTCTTGGCTTAACGCAGGCGATTGAAAGTTACATCACTCAGCCGAAAACCACCGGGCAGGAGATGGTGGACAAGATGACGCCATTCATCGACAGCCTGAACCAAATCAACGGTGTGAGTGGCCGCGTGGTGTGGGACAGCGCCGGGCGCGACATTGCGCGCACCGAAATCACGTTCGACGAAGCCGTGCTGGGTTGGAAAACCAAAGCCATCGTGGAAGCGATGAAAGAGGGCGATATCGCGGTGTACTTCCGTGGCTACCGCGCCAACGAAGGCAAGATTGAAGTCGACGTGCGCAGCGTGACTCCGCCGCAGTTAGCCATCGTCGCTGAACGTTTCAAACAACTTTTTGATGGAGCAAAAGCATGA